In Sulfitobacter sp. M39, the following proteins share a genomic window:
- a CDS encoding glucan biosynthesis protein, with product MSRRSVLRAGGAALAFAAATGLQDTAAWAQAGDTAEPFSFDILIERARGLAGEEYTAPTQLGEPFTTLDYDDYRNIRFREDSAIWKGPAAQAVVHAYHPGWLFDGTVSLYEVVDGKAQPLGFTSDDFIYQSKALEKIPAGTELPGVAGFRMNAPLNDPQQFDEIVSFLGASYFRALGAGNRYGLSARGLAVNTATSEPEEFPRFSAFWLQRPAPGETKMTFYALLESQSVVGAYKFTVTPGATTTMDVTTELFFRQDVQQLGIAPLTSMYLFGLNDQGGFDDYRARVHDSEALVVNTGQDTLFRVLNNPPKLANSYFGAQSPKSFGLVQRHRAFDDYLDAEAHYELRPTLMVEPKGDWGEGMVRLIEIPSDLEGNDNIVAFWTYKNGFAAGDSKSISYRLNWGMNPPGASSTLAQVSRTLAGNGGIAGVKPRNDRRKFVIDFEGATLGEPNAENVVEANVNIAGGTIAGQVLQQIDGHDHMWRLVLEVVAETDAMVELRANLVAGDRSLTETWVYQWLKE from the coding sequence ATGTCTCGCCGGTCCGTATTGCGCGCAGGGGGGGCCGCCTTGGCATTCGCCGCGGCGACCGGTTTGCAAGACACTGCCGCATGGGCGCAGGCCGGTGATACGGCGGAGCCTTTTTCCTTTGATATCCTGATCGAACGGGCACGCGGTCTTGCCGGTGAGGAATACACTGCGCCGACGCAATTGGGCGAGCCCTTCACCACGCTGGATTACGACGACTACCGCAACATCCGCTTCCGCGAGGACAGCGCGATCTGGAAAGGCCCCGCAGCGCAAGCGGTGGTACATGCCTATCACCCCGGCTGGTTGTTCGACGGCACCGTGTCGCTCTACGAGGTCGTCGACGGCAAGGCACAGCCGCTTGGCTTTACCTCGGACGATTTCATTTACCAGTCCAAAGCGCTTGAAAAAATTCCAGCCGGCACAGAGCTGCCCGGCGTCGCGGGCTTCCGCATGAATGCCCCGCTGAACGATCCGCAACAGTTCGACGAGATCGTGTCGTTCCTTGGGGCAAGCTACTTCCGTGCCTTGGGCGCGGGTAACCGCTATGGCCTGAGCGCGCGCGGGCTTGCGGTGAACACTGCCACCTCCGAACCCGAGGAATTCCCCCGCTTCAGCGCCTTCTGGCTGCAACGTCCCGCGCCGGGCGAGACGAAGATGACCTTTTACGCCCTGCTGGAAAGCCAGTCGGTCGTGGGGGCGTACAAGTTCACCGTGACCCCCGGTGCCACCACCACGATGGATGTGACCACCGAACTGTTCTTCCGCCAAGACGTGCAGCAACTGGGCATCGCGCCGCTGACATCGATGTATCTGTTCGGGCTGAACGATCAGGGCGGCTTTGACGATTACCGTGCCCGCGTCCACGACAGCGAGGCGCTGGTGGTCAACACCGGCCAAGACACGCTGTTCCGCGTGCTGAACAACCCGCCCAAGCTCGCCAATTCATACTTTGGTGCGCAATCGCCGAAATCCTTTGGCCTTGTGCAGCGCCACCGTGCCTTTGACGACTATCTGGACGCCGAAGCCCACTATGAACTGCGCCCGACGCTGATGGTCGAACCCAAAGGTGACTGGGGCGAAGGCATGGTCCGCTTGATCGAGATCCCGTCGGATCTGGAGGGGAACGACAACATCGTCGCCTTCTGGACCTACAAGAACGGGTTCGCCGCGGGTGATAGCAAAAGCATTTCCTACCGTCTGAACTGGGGGATGAACCCGCCCGGCGCGTCTTCGACACTTGCCCAAGTATCGCGCACTCTTGCCGGAAATGGGGGCATCGCGGGCGTAAAACCGCGCAATGATCGCCGAAAGTTTGTGATCGACTTCGAAGGTGCAACTTTAGGGGAACCAAACGCCGAGAACGTTGTTGAAGCCAATGTAAACATCGCCGGCGGGACAATTGCAGGACAAGTGCTGCAGCAGATCGACGGCCACGATCACATGTGGCGACTGGTTCTAGAAGTCGTCGCCGAAACTGATGCAATGGTTGAACTGCGCGCCAATCTGGTCGCGGGCGACCGTAGCTTGACCGAGACTTGGGTATACCAATGGCTGAAAGAATGA
- the nhaC gene encoding Na+/H+ antiporter NhaC, giving the protein MDNKDLPSLPLALLPVVLTLGLLALQLFYYGDFTPHIPLILGLAITSLLGVFRGQTWMDIREGVFHVIHVSMPSLAVLIVVGMIVGVWIASGTVPTLIYYGLTLLTPSIFLAAAMILCAVVSLSLGTSWGTVGTIGLALMGIGAGFGIPAYWTAGAVVSGAFFGDKVSPLSDTTNLAPAVTGTNVFDHIKNMLPTTVPAMLIALVIYVVVGFMLIEEGAGDVSSINQITTGLEERFSLGIIPLTPALIVIVLALMKKPPLPSLFAGVLAGGLVAIFWQGAGLHDVFAFAQSGYSIDTGIADIDSLLNAGGIQSMMWTISLMLIALGFGGALERTGCLEAIIMAIVSRVKSFGAVQSSAIGTAFATNMVAGDPYISIALPGRMYAPLYRGMGYSTLNLSRAVEEGGTLMSPLIPWNAGGAFVISALGLGVMDGNLTNLLYIPLAFACWTAPLIGVFYAVTGLFSPQATDEDRAEWDKSGEDIMDLGDHELAYEQPAAT; this is encoded by the coding sequence ATGGACAATAAAGACCTTCCATCGCTCCCGCTGGCGCTGCTGCCCGTCGTTCTGACGCTTGGCCTTCTGGCGCTGCAACTTTTCTACTATGGCGACTTCACGCCCCATATTCCCCTGATCCTCGGATTGGCCATCACGTCCCTGCTGGGTGTGTTTCGCGGTCAGACGTGGATGGACATTCGCGAAGGCGTGTTCCACGTGATCCACGTGTCGATGCCGTCACTGGCGGTGTTGATCGTGGTGGGCATGATCGTCGGCGTCTGGATCGCGTCGGGCACGGTGCCCACGTTGATCTATTACGGGCTGACCTTGCTGACCCCGTCGATCTTTCTGGCAGCCGCCATGATCCTCTGTGCGGTGGTTTCCCTGTCGTTGGGGACCAGCTGGGGCACAGTCGGCACCATTGGTCTGGCGCTGATGGGGATTGGTGCGGGTTTCGGTATTCCGGCCTATTGGACTGCTGGTGCGGTCGTGTCGGGCGCGTTCTTTGGCGACAAGGTATCGCCGCTGTCGGATACGACGAACCTTGCGCCTGCGGTGACGGGCACGAATGTGTTCGACCACATCAAGAACATGTTGCCCACGACGGTCCCTGCGATGCTTATCGCGCTGGTGATCTATGTGGTCGTCGGCTTTATGCTGATCGAAGAGGGCGCGGGCGACGTTAGCAGCATCAATCAGATCACAACCGGTCTGGAGGAACGCTTTAGCCTCGGGATTATCCCGCTGACACCCGCCTTGATCGTGATTGTACTGGCGCTGATGAAGAAGCCGCCGCTGCCGTCGCTGTTTGCCGGTGTGCTGGCCGGTGGTCTGGTGGCGATTTTCTGGCAGGGCGCGGGGCTGCATGACGTGTTCGCCTTTGCGCAGTCGGGCTATTCCATCGACACGGGCATCGCCGACATCGACAGTCTGCTGAACGCGGGCGGTATCCAGTCAATGATGTGGACCATTTCGCTAATGTTGATTGCCTTGGGCTTTGGCGGCGCGCTGGAGCGCACCGGCTGTCTGGAGGCAATTATTATGGCAATCGTCAGCCGCGTGAAAAGCTTTGGCGCGGTACAAAGCTCGGCCATCGGGACGGCCTTTGCGACCAATATGGTTGCAGGTGATCCCTATATCTCTATTGCGCTGCCGGGTCGTATGTACGCGCCCTTGTACCGTGGGATGGGCTATTCGACCCTGAACCTCAGCCGCGCGGTGGAAGAGGGCGGCACGCTGATGAGCCCGCTGATCCCGTGGAACGCCGGTGGTGCCTTTGTGATCTCGGCCTTGGGGCTGGGGGTCATGGACGGTAACCTGACCAACCTGCTGTATATCCCGCTGGCCTTTGCCTGCTGGACTGCACCGCTGATCGGTGTGTTCTATGCGGTGACCGGTCTGTTCTCGCCACAAGCGACGGACGAAGATCGGGCCGAGTGGGACAAATCCGGCGAAGACATCATGGACCTTGGCGACCATGAACTGGCCTACGAGCAACCGGCCGCGACCTGA
- a CDS encoding class I adenylate-forming enzyme family protein: MPHWSQAITDRIQTETHFDGREIKCFKDRPADLNAMLAAAFARAPDQEAVVSGETRLTYTELDLHVGRIAAGLRARGVEKGDRVALLLSNRWEFIATMMGCLRLGAIAVPINIREGTPELAFILRQCGAKIAVHGMDVADRLPAPADLPALTHRFCVGGTVVGSDAFDTLPAQTPLTDAVPLHEDDIAVILYTSGTTGQPKGATLTHLNIVHSAMHFELCMELGAGERSLLCVPASHVTGLVATVFTMLQTAGCTVMMEVFGAHEFLSLTADEKVTQTLMVPAMYNLFLLRCNVDDYDLQHWRIGGYGGAPMPQSTITELSEKLPNLCLMNAYGATELTSAVTILPMGFGTKRADSIGIAVPCADIRIVDPQGNDVPDGTHGELWIKGAMTVPGYWDNPDRTASEFHDGYWKSGDMGSRDAEGFICLHDRRKDMIIRGGYNIYSAEVENALTAHPSVIECAAIGCPDPVLGEKMHVFIHTTDTALDLDTIKAFARTKMADYKAPDFATFEPDPLPRNANGKIVKNTLRDRLKAQA; the protein is encoded by the coding sequence ATGCCACATTGGTCACAGGCGATCACGGATCGCATACAAACAGAAACCCATTTTGACGGTCGCGAGATCAAATGCTTCAAGGATCGCCCCGCCGACCTGAACGCCATGCTCGCCGCGGCCTTTGCCCGCGCCCCCGATCAAGAGGCCGTGGTCAGCGGCGAGACCAGACTGACCTATACCGAGCTTGACCTACACGTGGGCCGCATCGCCGCAGGGCTGCGCGCGCGTGGGGTCGAAAAGGGCGACCGCGTTGCGCTGCTGCTGTCGAACCGCTGGGAATTCATCGCGACCATGATGGGCTGTCTGCGGCTTGGCGCGATTGCCGTGCCGATCAACATCCGCGAAGGCACGCCAGAGCTGGCGTTTATCCTGCGACAATGCGGTGCCAAGATCGCCGTGCATGGCATGGATGTCGCCGACCGCCTGCCCGCACCGGCCGATCTGCCCGCGCTGACCCACCGCTTTTGCGTTGGCGGCACAGTGGTTGGGTCCGACGCTTTCGATACGCTGCCCGCACAGACTCCGCTGACCGACGCCGTGCCGCTGCACGAGGATGACATCGCGGTGATCCTCTATACCTCCGGCACCACAGGCCAGCCCAAAGGGGCCACGCTGACCCATCTGAACATCGTCCATTCCGCGATGCATTTTGAACTTTGCATGGAGCTGGGGGCCGGTGAACGCTCCCTCCTCTGCGTGCCCGCAAGCCATGTGACCGGGTTGGTCGCCACCGTCTTTACCATGCTGCAAACCGCAGGCTGCACCGTGATGATGGAGGTCTTCGGTGCACATGAGTTCCTATCGCTGACCGCCGACGAAAAGGTAACGCAGACGCTGATGGTGCCAGCGATGTACAACCTGTTCCTGCTGCGCTGCAATGTCGACGACTACGACCTGCAACACTGGCGGATCGGGGGCTACGGCGGCGCACCGATGCCGCAATCCACCATCACCGAGCTGTCGGAAAAGCTGCCGAACCTCTGCCTGATGAACGCCTATGGCGCGACGGAGCTTACCTCTGCCGTGACGATCCTGCCGATGGGGTTCGGCACCAAACGCGCGGATAGCATCGGCATCGCCGTACCCTGCGCCGATATCCGCATTGTCGATCCTCAGGGCAACGACGTGCCCGACGGCACCCATGGGGAGCTTTGGATCAAGGGCGCGATGACCGTGCCCGGCTATTGGGACAACCCCGACCGCACTGCCTCCGAGTTTCACGACGGCTACTGGAAAAGCGGCGACATGGGGTCACGCGACGCCGAGGGGTTCATCTGCCTGCACGACCGTCGTAAGGATATGATCATTCGCGGCGGCTATAACATCTACAGCGCCGAGGTCGAAAACGCCCTGACCGCCCACCCCTCCGTGATCGAATGTGCCGCCATCGGATGCCCTGATCCGGTGCTTGGCGAAAAGATGCATGTGTTCATCCACACCACGGACACGGCGCTGGATCTTGATACGATCAAGGCTTTCGCACGCACAAAGATGGCGGACTACAAAGCGCCGGATTTTGCGACATTCGAACCCGATCCCCTGCCGCGCAACGCCAATGGCAAGATCGTCAAGAACACGCTTCGCGACAGGCTGAAGGCGCAGGCCTGA
- a CDS encoding aspartate aminotransferase family protein, whose amino-acid sequence MLRNDDQLATWDRENFFHPSTHLAQHARGESATRVITGASGVHIEDRDGNRMLDAFAGLYCVNAGYGRTEVADAIAEQAHQLAYYHSYVGHGTETSITLAKMIMDRAPAHMSKVYFGLSGSDANETNIKLVWYYNNILGRPQKKKVISRWRGYHGSGLMTGSLTGLSLFHDKFDLPMNPVIHTDAPYYYRRKDRTQSEAEFTAQCANALEALIQAEGPDTIAAFIGEPVLGTGGIVPPPAGYWDAIQEVLNRHDILLIADEVVTGFGRLGTMFGSDHYGLKPDLITIAKGLTSAYAPLSGSIVSDRMWKVLEQGTDENGPIGHGWTYSAHPICAAAGVANLKLIDDLNLVSNAAEVGGYLNASMKEALGDHPNVGDIRGEGLLCAVEYVADKADATPLDPAAKVGAAISAAMLERGVIARAMPQGDITGFAPPFCITRAEVDTVVAATADAVKTVLG is encoded by the coding sequence ATGCTTCGCAATGATGATCAACTCGCCACATGGGACCGCGAAAACTTTTTCCATCCCTCTACGCATCTGGCACAGCATGCGCGGGGTGAATCCGCGACGCGGGTGATCACAGGGGCGTCGGGTGTCCATATCGAGGACCGCGATGGCAACCGGATGCTGGACGCCTTTGCCGGGCTCTACTGCGTGAACGCAGGCTATGGCCGGACCGAAGTAGCCGACGCCATCGCCGAACAGGCGCATCAACTGGCCTATTACCACTCCTATGTGGGCCACGGCACCGAGACCTCGATCACGCTGGCCAAGATGATCATGGACCGCGCACCGGCGCATATGTCCAAGGTCTATTTCGGTCTGTCAGGCTCGGACGCGAACGAGACGAACATCAAGCTCGTCTGGTACTACAACAACATCCTTGGCCGCCCGCAGAAAAAGAAAGTCATCTCGCGCTGGCGCGGCTATCACGGGTCGGGGCTGATGACCGGCTCGCTGACCGGCCTGTCACTGTTCCACGACAAATTCGACCTGCCGATGAACCCCGTGATCCACACGGACGCCCCCTATTACTATCGTCGCAAGGACCGCACCCAGTCCGAAGCCGAGTTTACCGCGCAATGCGCCAACGCGCTCGAGGCGCTGATCCAAGCCGAAGGGCCCGACACCATCGCGGCCTTTATCGGGGAACCCGTATTGGGCACTGGCGGCATCGTGCCCCCGCCCGCCGGATACTGGGACGCAATCCAAGAGGTGCTGAACCGCCACGACATCCTGCTGATCGCGGATGAGGTCGTGACCGGCTTTGGCCGTCTAGGGACGATGTTCGGGTCGGATCACTACGGGCTGAAACCCGATCTGATCACCATCGCCAAGGGGCTGACCTCGGCCTATGCGCCGCTGTCGGGGTCGATCGTATCGGACCGGATGTGGAAGGTGCTGGAACAGGGCACGGACGAGAACGGCCCCATCGGTCACGGCTGGACCTATTCGGCGCATCCGATCTGTGCCGCGGCGGGTGTCGCGAACCTCAAGCTCATCGACGACCTGAACCTTGTCAGCAACGCGGCCGAGGTGGGCGGATATCTGAACGCCTCGATGAAAGAGGCGCTTGGCGATCATCCGAATGTGGGGGACATCCGTGGCGAAGGGCTGCTTTGCGCGGTGGAATATGTGGCCGACAAGGCAGACGCCACGCCGCTTGACCCTGCTGCCAAGGTGGGGGCCGCGATCTCTGCCGCGATGCTGGAACGCGGCGTGATCGCCCGTGCCATGCCCCAAGGCGACATCACCGGCTTTGCCCCGCCCTTCTGCATCACCCGCGCAGAGGTCGATACAGTCGTCGCCGCGACCGCGGATGCGGTAAAAACCGTGCTGGGATAA
- the doeB gene encoding N(2)-acetyl-L-2,4-diaminobutanoate deacetylase DoeB — MRDNPISATIDFECDGVQHGYLRLPYSRNDSAWGAIQIPVTQVKNGDGPSALLTGGNHGDEYEGPLALVELAQTLQAKDVTGRVIIIPFMNQPAFAAGTRVSPLDGVNMNRSFPGRPDGTPTQKIADYFQRVLLPIADVVLDFHSGGKTLDFLPFAACHTLDDPDQQARCRAARDAFNAPFSVEMREIDALGMYDDAAEAMGKTFVTTELGGGGTATPETAQVARKGVRNLLIHAGILQGQPVTAPSRMLSQDDDRCFHVTNHGGLVDFNVTLGDTVAEGDLIARLWNSRHTGLPPREIRAQMGGIVIARHHPGLAQPGDCLAVLATELT; from the coding sequence ATGCGGGACAATCCGATTTCGGCCACCATCGATTTTGAGTGCGACGGCGTGCAGCACGGCTATCTGCGCCTGCCCTATAGCCGCAATGACAGTGCCTGGGGTGCGATACAGATCCCGGTGACCCAAGTGAAAAACGGCGACGGCCCCTCTGCCCTGCTGACCGGCGGCAACCACGGCGACGAATACGAAGGGCCGCTGGCCTTGGTCGAGCTTGCCCAGACCCTGCAGGCCAAGGACGTCACGGGGCGCGTGATCATCATCCCGTTCATGAACCAGCCTGCCTTTGCGGCCGGCACACGCGTGTCCCCGCTCGACGGGGTGAACATGAACCGCAGCTTTCCCGGTCGTCCCGATGGCACGCCCACGCAGAAGATCGCGGACTACTTTCAACGGGTGCTGCTGCCGATAGCGGATGTCGTGCTTGATTTCCATTCGGGCGGCAAAACGCTGGACTTTCTGCCCTTCGCCGCCTGTCACACGCTGGACGACCCTGACCAGCAGGCCCGCTGCCGCGCCGCGCGCGATGCGTTCAACGCACCGTTCAGTGTCGAGATGCGCGAGATCGACGCGCTAGGCATGTACGACGATGCGGCAGAAGCTATGGGCAAGACTTTCGTCACCACCGAATTGGGCGGCGGCGGCACTGCCACGCCGGAAACGGCGCAGGTCGCTCGTAAAGGGGTGCGCAACCTGCTGATCCACGCCGGTATCCTGCAAGGCCAGCCCGTCACTGCGCCATCGCGCATGCTGTCGCAAGACGACGACCGTTGTTTTCACGTCACCAACCACGGTGGGCTGGTCGATTTCAACGTCACCCTTGGCGACACAGTGGCCGAAGGCGACCTGATCGCGCGCTTGTGGAACAGCCGGCATACGGGCCTGCCCCCGCGTGAAATCCGTGCCCAGATGGGGGGCATCGTGATCGCCCGCCATCACCCCGGACTGGCACAGCCGGGCGATTGCCTTGCCGTGCTGGCCACCGAACTCACCTGA
- the doeA gene encoding ectoine hydrolase DoeA (DoeA (degradation of ectoine A) is also called EutD (ectoine utilization D).): MIDHSFTQHEYAARLAKTRAEMANRGLDALFVTDPSNMAWLAGYDGWSFYVHQGVLLTHEGQPVWWGRAMDSAGAQRTTYLDDDNIVGYDDTYVQNPDKHPMEDLARLIADRGLENARIGFELDNYYFTASAFLTLQTRLPGVNIQNATALVNWQRAVKSPTELEYMRRAARIVERMHVVIREKAEVGMRKNDLIADIYHASVSGAEGHWGDYPACVPMTPSGLDATAPHITWDDAPLRNNEGTFFEIAGAHRRYQCPQSRTLFLGKPPQKYLHAENAVLEAIDAGLEQAKPGNRCEDIARAFNTTLRNRGFEKDSRCGYAIGLSYPPDWGERTMSFRAGDTTVLEPGMTFHFMPALWLDDGGIEITEPIVITQTGVECLCTTPRALVIKE; the protein is encoded by the coding sequence ATGATCGACCATTCTTTCACACAGCACGAATATGCAGCACGTCTGGCGAAAACACGCGCCGAAATGGCCAACCGCGGGCTGGACGCGCTGTTTGTCACCGATCCCTCCAATATGGCGTGGCTGGCGGGCTATGACGGGTGGTCGTTCTACGTGCATCAAGGCGTGCTGCTGACCCACGAAGGCCAGCCCGTGTGGTGGGGGCGCGCCATGGACAGCGCCGGTGCCCAGCGCACCACCTATCTGGATGATGACAATATCGTCGGCTATGACGACACCTACGTCCAGAACCCCGACAAACACCCGATGGAGGATCTCGCCCGTCTCATCGCGGACCGCGGGCTAGAGAATGCGCGCATCGGGTTCGAGCTGGACAATTACTACTTTACCGCTTCCGCATTCCTGACACTGCAAACGCGGCTGCCGGGCGTCAATATCCAGAACGCCACGGCGCTGGTGAACTGGCAACGTGCGGTGAAATCCCCGACCGAGCTTGAATATATGCGTCGCGCCGCGCGGATCGTTGAACGGATGCACGTGGTGATCCGCGAAAAGGCCGAGGTCGGGATGCGCAAGAACGATCTGATCGCGGATATCTATCACGCCTCAGTCAGCGGGGCCGAAGGGCATTGGGGCGACTACCCCGCCTGCGTACCCATGACGCCCTCGGGTCTGGATGCCACCGCGCCGCACATCACATGGGACGATGCCCCCCTGCGCAACAACGAAGGCACGTTCTTTGAAATCGCGGGCGCGCACCGACGCTATCAATGTCCGCAGTCGCGTACCTTGTTCTTGGGCAAGCCTCCGCAGAAGTATCTGCATGCAGAGAATGCCGTGCTCGAAGCGATTGATGCCGGGCTAGAGCAGGCCAAACCGGGCAACCGCTGCGAAGACATCGCCCGCGCCTTCAACACCACCCTGCGCAACCGCGGGTTCGAGAAAGACAGCCGCTGCGGTTACGCGATCGGCCTGTCCTACCCTCCGGACTGGGGCGAACGCACCATGTCGTTCCGCGCAGGAGATACCACCGTGCTGGAACCCGGAATGACCTTCCACTTTATGCCCGCACTTTGGCTTGACGACGGCGGGATCGAGATCACAGAGCCGATTGTCATCACGCAAACCGGTGTCGAATGTCTGTGCACCACCCCGCGTGCGCTTGTGATCAAGGAATAG
- a CDS encoding Lrp/AsnC family transcriptional regulator — MIDAIDRKILHHVQRDNLLTSARLSELVGLSQTSVQRRLARLRATKAIEADIAVVSPEAVGRPLTMLIAVELARERSDIIDRFKRAVRERAEVMSAYYVTGETDFMLIVSAKDMQDYETFTRDFFYNNPDIKGFKTTVVMDRIKASFTLPV, encoded by the coding sequence ATGATTGATGCGATAGACCGGAAAATCCTGCATCACGTGCAGCGCGACAATCTGCTCACCAGCGCGCGCCTTTCCGAACTGGTCGGGCTATCGCAAACCTCGGTCCAGCGGCGCCTTGCGCGGCTGCGTGCGACCAAGGCGATCGAGGCCGATATCGCCGTCGTCTCGCCCGAGGCCGTGGGCCGTCCTCTGACCATGCTGATCGCGGTGGAACTGGCGCGGGAACGGTCCGATATCATCGACCGTTTCAAGCGAGCGGTGCGGGAGCGGGCAGAAGTGATGAGCGCCTACTACGTGACCGGAGAGACCGACTTTATGCTGATCGTCAGCGCCAAGGACATGCAGGATTACGAGACGTTCACCCGCGATTTTTTCTACAACAATCCCGATATCAAAGGGTTCAAAACCACCGTGGTGATGGACCGGATCAAGGCGTCATTCACCTTGCCGGTCTGA
- a CDS encoding PACE efflux transporter gives MRSAFDRLRHAISFEVIALILVIPAGAILFDVPLHDFGVVGIVSATLATLWNLGYNVLFDLALQRLTGTTLKSRIVRVLHALAFEAGLLVVLLPFIAWYLGISLWDAFVLDIALAAFYLVYAYVFNLIYDTLFPLPEWSQKQAESA, from the coding sequence ATGCGCTCTGCATTTGACCGTCTTCGCCACGCCATCAGTTTTGAAGTCATCGCGCTGATCCTTGTGATCCCCGCAGGCGCGATCCTGTTTGACGTGCCCTTACATGACTTTGGTGTCGTGGGCATTGTCAGCGCCACGCTCGCGACGCTTTGGAACCTTGGCTATAACGTGCTTTTTGACTTGGCCTTACAACGGCTGACGGGAACCACCCTGAAATCGCGCATCGTCCGGGTGCTGCACGCGCTGGCCTTCGAGGCAGGGCTGCTGGTGGTGCTGCTGCCGTTCATCGCTTGGTATCTGGGGATCAGCCTGTGGGATGCCTTCGTGCTGGATATCGCACTGGCGGCATTCTACCTCGTTTATGCCTACGTGTTTAACCTGATCTACGACACGCTTTTTCCGCTACCCGAATGGTCGCAAAAGCAGGCGGAAAGCGCCTAG
- the speB gene encoding agmatinase, with amino-acid sequence MTKSSYNQPLSGNAMPRTGGPATMMRLPAAETAAGLDACFLGIPMDIGTSNRPGTRLGPRQIRDESRMIRPYNMATGAAPFEHLQVADIGDVPINLFDLKKSVSIIADHYREVLSHGAIPLTLGGDHTLTWPILRAIAEKHGPVALIHVDAHSDTNDEMFGEKEAHGCPFRRAWEEGCLQNDKVFQIGLRGTGYSKDDFDWGRQQGWTCIQAEECWHKSLTPLMADIRAKIGDAPVYLTYDIDSLDPAFAPGTGTVEVGGLTTMQGLEIIRGTAGLNLVGGDLVEVSPPYDPAGNTAMIAASYLYEMLCALPGVPQGR; translated from the coding sequence ATGACTAAATCATCCTACAATCAGCCGCTTAGCGGAAATGCCATGCCGCGGACCGGTGGGCCTGCCACTATGATGCGCCTGCCCGCGGCAGAGACAGCGGCGGGGCTGGATGCGTGTTTTCTGGGCATTCCGATGGATATAGGCACCTCCAACCGTCCCGGTACGCGGTTGGGCCCACGGCAGATACGCGACGAAAGCCGCATGATCCGACCCTATAACATGGCCACCGGTGCGGCCCCGTTTGAACATCTTCAGGTGGCAGATATCGGTGACGTGCCGATCAACCTATTCGATCTCAAGAAATCGGTATCCATCATCGCAGACCACTACCGCGAGGTGCTGTCACACGGGGCGATCCCGCTGACCTTGGGGGGTGACCACACGCTGACTTGGCCAATCCTGCGGGCGATTGCGGAAAAGCACGGGCCTGTCGCGTTAATTCATGTGGATGCCCATTCGGATACCAATGACGAGATGTTCGGCGAGAAAGAGGCGCATGGCTGCCCATTTCGCCGCGCGTGGGAGGAAGGCTGCCTGCAAAACGACAAAGTGTTCCAGATCGGCCTGCGCGGGACGGGCTATAGCAAGGACGACTTTGACTGGGGGCGGCAGCAGGGCTGGACCTGCATTCAGGCTGAAGAATGCTGGCACAAATCACTGACCCCGTTGATGGCAGATATCCGTGCCAAGATCGGCGATGCGCCGGTTTATCTGACCTATGACATCGACAGTCTTGACCCTGCCTTCGCGCCTGGAACGGGCACGGTCGAGGTAGGCGGCTTGACTACCATGCAGGGGCTGGAAATCATTCGAGGGACGGCGGGGCTGAACCTTGTGGGGGGCGATCTGGTTGAGGTTTCCCCGCCCTATGACCCTGCGGGCAATACCGCGATGATCGCAGCCAGCTATCTGTATGAAATGCTATGTGCACTGCCCGGCGTGCCGCAAGGAAGATAG